From one Streptomyces sp. N50 genomic stretch:
- a CDS encoding RNA polymerase sigma factor, protein MSASTSRTLPPEIAESVSVMALIERGKAEGQIAGDDVRRAFEADQIPATQWKNVLRSLNQILEEEGVTLMVSAAEPKRTRKSVAAKSPAKRTATKTVAAKTVTAKKATATATPAAAVADASVEDDAAQKVAAKKTAPAKKAVAKKVAAKKTTAAAKKTSAKKDDVEVVDEEATEETPGKTGDEPEGAESAGFVLSDEDEDDAPAQQVAAAGATADPVKDYLKQIGKVPLLNAEQEVELAKRIEAGLFAEDKLANADKLAPKLKRELEIIAEDGRRAKNHLLEANLRLVVSLAKRYTGRGMLFLDLIQEGNLGLIRAVEKFDYTKGYKFSTYATWWIRQAITRAMADQARTIRIPVHMVEVINKLARVQRQMLQDLGREPTPEELAKELDMTPEKVIEVQKYGREPISLHTPLGEDGDSEFGDLIEDSEAVVPADAVSFTLLQEQLHSVLDTLSEREAGVVSMRFGLTDGQPKTLDEIGKVYGVTRERIRQIESKTMSKLRHPSRSQVLRDYLD, encoded by the coding sequence GTGTCGGCCAGCACATCCCGTACGCTCCCGCCGGAGATCGCCGAGTCCGTCTCTGTCATGGCGCTCATCGAGCGGGGAAAGGCTGAGGGGCAGATCGCCGGCGATGACGTGCGTCGGGCCTTCGAAGCTGACCAGATTCCGGCCACTCAGTGGAAGAACGTACTGCGCAGCCTCAACCAGATCCTCGAGGAAGAGGGTGTGACGCTGATGGTCAGTGCCGCGGAGCCCAAGCGCACCCGAAAGAGCGTCGCAGCGAAGAGTCCGGCCAAGCGCACCGCCACCAAGACGGTCGCCGCGAAGACGGTGACCGCCAAGAAGGCCACCGCCACCGCCACTCCGGCGGCAGCCGTCGCCGACGCTTCCGTCGAGGACGACGCCGCCCAGAAGGTCGCTGCCAAGAAGACCGCGCCCGCCAAGAAGGCGGTCGCCAAGAAGGTCGCCGCCAAGAAGACGACGGCGGCGGCCAAGAAGACCAGTGCCAAGAAGGACGACGTCGAGGTAGTCGACGAAGAGGCGACCGAGGAGACCCCCGGCAAGACCGGGGACGAGCCCGAGGGCGCCGAGAGCGCCGGGTTCGTGCTCTCCGACGAGGACGAGGACGACGCGCCCGCGCAGCAGGTCGCAGCCGCCGGTGCCACCGCCGACCCCGTCAAGGACTACCTCAAGCAGATCGGCAAGGTCCCCCTCCTCAACGCCGAGCAGGAGGTCGAGCTCGCCAAGCGCATCGAGGCCGGTCTGTTCGCCGAGGACAAGCTGGCCAACGCCGACAAGCTCGCCCCCAAGCTCAAGCGCGAGCTGGAGATCATCGCCGAGGACGGCCGCCGCGCCAAGAACCACCTCCTGGAGGCCAACCTCCGACTGGTGGTCTCCCTGGCCAAGCGCTACACCGGCCGCGGCATGCTCTTCCTGGACCTGATCCAGGAGGGCAACCTCGGACTCATCCGCGCGGTGGAGAAGTTCGACTACACCAAGGGCTACAAGTTCTCCACGTACGCCACCTGGTGGATCCGTCAGGCGATCACCCGCGCGATGGCCGACCAGGCCCGCACCATCCGTATCCCGGTGCACATGGTCGAGGTCATCAACAAGCTCGCGCGCGTGCAGCGCCAGATGCTCCAGGACCTGGGCCGCGAGCCCACCCCGGAGGAGCTGGCCAAGGAACTCGACATGACCCCGGAGAAGGTCATCGAGGTCCAGAAGTACGGCCGCGAGCCCATCTCCCTGCACACCCCCCTGGGTGAGGACGGCGACAGCGAGTTCGGTGACCTCATCGAGGACTCCGAAGCCGTCGTCCCGGCCGACGCGGTCAGCTTCACCCTCCTCCAGGAGCAGCTGCACTCCGTCCTGGACACCCTGTCCGAGCGCGAGGCCGGTGTGGTCTCGATGCGCTTCGGTCTCACCGACGGTCAGCCGAAGACCCTCGACGAGATCGGCAAGGTGTACGGGGTCACCCGTGAGCGCATCCGCCAGATCGAGTCCAAGACCATGTCGAAGCTGCGCCACCCGTCGCGTTCGCAGGTGCTGCGCGACTACCTCGACTAG
- a CDS encoding NUDIX hydrolase → MSYDPSAYPPFAVTVDLVVLTVRRHALCGLAVRRGEPPFQGRWALPGGFVRADEDLSQAAARELAEETGLRAHDPGAPAQDNGAHLEQLATYGDPKRDPRMRVVSVAHLALAPDLPAPRAGGDASNARWAPVEELLQQGGFGRDGDPVAPLAFDHTQILSDGVERARSKIEYSSLATAFCPTEFTVGELRRVYEAVWGVALDPRNFHRKVTGTPGFLVPTGGTTTRQGGRPAQLFRAGGATLLNPPMLRPEV, encoded by the coding sequence ATGTCCTACGACCCGTCAGCGTATCCGCCCTTCGCCGTCACCGTGGACCTGGTCGTGCTGACCGTGCGCCGCCATGCTCTGTGCGGGCTGGCGGTACGCAGGGGTGAGCCGCCGTTCCAGGGGCGCTGGGCGTTGCCCGGCGGCTTCGTGCGGGCCGACGAGGATCTGTCGCAGGCCGCGGCACGCGAACTGGCCGAGGAGACGGGACTGCGTGCCCACGACCCCGGCGCCCCCGCCCAGGACAACGGGGCACATCTGGAGCAGCTCGCCACCTACGGCGACCCCAAGCGCGACCCGAGGATGCGCGTCGTCAGCGTCGCCCACCTCGCGCTCGCCCCCGACCTGCCCGCGCCCCGCGCCGGCGGCGACGCCAGCAACGCGCGCTGGGCGCCCGTCGAAGAGCTGCTGCAGCAGGGCGGGTTCGGACGCGACGGCGATCCGGTGGCACCGCTCGCCTTCGACCACACGCAGATCCTGTCCGACGGGGTGGAGCGCGCCCGTTCGAAGATCGAGTACTCGTCCCTGGCCACGGCGTTCTGCCCCACCGAGTTCACCGTCGGTGAGCTGCGCCGCGTCTACGAGGCGGTGTGGGGCGTGGCGCTCGACCCGCGCAACTTCCACCGCAAGGTGACCGGCACGCCCGGCTTCCTCGTCCCGACGGGCGGTACGACGACCCGTCAGGGCGGGCGCCCCGCGCAGTTGTTCCGGGCCGGCGGGGCCACGCTGCTCAACCCGCCGATGCTGCGCCCCGAGGTGTGA
- a CDS encoding ABC transporter ATP-binding protein has product MIQAFGLTSNARKEHPPAVDDVSFEARAGRVTALLGAPGAGKTAALRLMLELQQGRGITYFRGRPLHRIAHPSREVGVLLGDVPGHPARSVRGHLRMLCAAAGVPARRADEVLEVVGIVSLRDERLGSLARGMDRRLGLACALLSDPHTLVLDEPADALSARESRWLYGMLRAHAAQGGTVLFTTADPKEAARSADRVVTLEQGRLVADQEAGEFARTRLRPRVAVRSPHANRLAALLTKEARTAHRSVEVVREDGNRLSVYGSTCADVGETAFRHDILVHQLADEIGDMGPGAGTAPRDEADSADEPRVPDVPSEAETPSARADMPLAEPSTRLTDVLPAEPPTPSTDTLPADTARPRPAAPPAPSPQPPTAEPPPAAELHPPHGAAASTPATNSRLVPLIDPEESSGTRPRARAPRPSQALTPEALSPLPPPISVRSAPSPLRPLRYELRRAAGIGTGFLTGAAVLVVSALTALLLARIGHTPQPRLLAAWPRELPLPPAALGAGLLGAFAFGDEFRHPALAADRGTVPRRMGLLLAKLLVSAATALLLAFLTVGCDAEVLYLVYGRELAQVPADWLSMSASWIGLVVGCAWAGVLAAGIFRSTTAGLAAVVAVPILVVPLVHKALEGPAVRTAEGFPMRMRKVLLLQWPFGGERYLSAAARVIAQPVGGALALSLTALLCAYLLTTLRSRVR; this is encoded by the coding sequence GTGATCCAGGCCTTCGGACTGACCAGCAACGCCCGCAAGGAGCATCCGCCCGCCGTCGACGACGTCTCCTTCGAGGCACGTGCGGGCCGTGTCACCGCACTCCTCGGAGCACCGGGCGCGGGAAAGACGGCCGCGCTCAGACTCATGCTCGAACTCCAACAGGGGCGTGGAATCACCTACTTCAGGGGCCGCCCCCTGCACCGCATCGCCCACCCGTCGCGCGAGGTCGGCGTCCTCCTGGGTGATGTGCCGGGTCATCCGGCCCGATCGGTCCGCGGCCACCTCCGGATGCTGTGCGCCGCGGCGGGAGTTCCCGCCCGGCGCGCCGACGAGGTCCTCGAAGTGGTCGGCATCGTCAGCCTGCGCGACGAACGCCTCGGCAGCCTCGCGCGGGGCATGGACCGCCGACTCGGCCTCGCCTGCGCCCTGCTGTCCGACCCGCACACCCTCGTGCTGGACGAACCCGCGGACGCCCTCTCCGCCCGCGAAAGCCGTTGGCTGTACGGCATGCTGCGCGCGCACGCGGCCCAGGGCGGCACGGTCCTGTTCACCACCGCCGACCCCAAGGAGGCCGCCCGCAGCGCCGACCGGGTCGTCACCCTGGAGCAGGGCAGACTCGTAGCCGACCAGGAGGCCGGAGAGTTCGCCCGCACCCGGCTGCGCCCCCGCGTCGCCGTCCGCAGCCCGCACGCCAACCGCCTGGCCGCTCTCCTCACCAAGGAGGCCCGCACCGCCCACCGCTCCGTGGAAGTCGTACGGGAGGACGGCAACCGCCTTTCCGTGTACGGCAGTACATGCGCCGACGTCGGCGAGACGGCGTTCCGGCACGACATCCTCGTCCACCAACTCGCGGACGAGATCGGGGACATGGGACCGGGCGCCGGAACGGCCCCCCGGGATGAGGCGGATTCCGCCGACGAGCCGCGGGTGCCGGACGTCCCGTCGGAAGCCGAGACGCCATCGGCCCGCGCGGACATGCCACTTGCCGAGCCGTCGACGCGACTCACAGACGTGCTGCCCGCCGAACCGCCGACGCCATCCACCGACACGCTGCCCGCCGATACCGCACGGCCCCGCCCCGCCGCGCCGCCCGCTCCCAGTCCCCAGCCGCCCACCGCTGAGCCGCCGCCCGCCGCCGAACTCCACCCGCCGCACGGGGCTGCTGCCAGCACTCCCGCCACAAACTCCCGTCTGGTCCCCCTCATCGACCCCGAGGAGTCGTCCGGCACCCGTCCCCGCGCGCGTGCCCCGCGCCCCTCCCAAGCCCTCACCCCCGAGGCGCTGTCCCCGCTGCCGCCTCCCATCTCCGTCCGCTCCGCCCCCAGTCCGCTGCGCCCGCTCCGCTACGAGCTGCGTCGGGCCGCCGGTATCGGCACCGGGTTTCTGACCGGGGCCGCCGTACTCGTCGTGTCCGCCCTCACCGCGCTGCTGTTGGCGCGCATCGGGCACACCCCGCAGCCGCGTCTGCTGGCCGCGTGGCCGCGGGAGTTGCCCCTGCCGCCCGCGGCGCTCGGTGCGGGACTGCTCGGCGCGTTCGCGTTCGGTGACGAGTTCCGCCACCCCGCCCTGGCGGCGGACCGCGGCACCGTGCCCCGCAGGATGGGGCTGCTCCTCGCGAAGCTCCTCGTCTCCGCGGCCACCGCGCTGCTGCTGGCCTTCCTCACGGTGGGCTGCGACGCCGAAGTGCTCTATCTCGTCTACGGACGGGAGCTCGCGCAAGTTCCCGCCGACTGGCTGTCGATGAGCGCGAGTTGGATCGGCCTGGTCGTCGGCTGCGCCTGGGCCGGAGTTCTGGCGGCCGGCATCTTCCGGTCCACCACGGCCGGGCTCGCCGCGGTGGTCGCCGTACCGATCCTCGTCGTACCCCTCGTGCACAAGGCGTTGGAAGGGCCGGCCGTGCGGACCGCGGAAGGGTTCCCGATGCGGATGCGGAAGGTGTTGCTGCTCCAGTGGCCCTTCGGGGGAGAGCGTTACCTGTCCGCGGCGGCACGGGTGATCGCCCAACCCGTGGGCGGGGCACTGGCGTTGTCGCTGACCGCCCTGCTCTGCGCGTATCTGCTCACGACCCTGCGGAGCAGGGTCCGATGA
- a CDS encoding DNA topoisomerase IV subunit B — MTAETSVPSTALLAGADRDGSNYTARHLLVLEGLEAVRKRPGMYIGSTDSRGLMHCLWEIIDNSVDEALGGYCDHIEVILHDDASVEVRDNGRGIPVDVEPKTGLSGVEVVMTKLHAGGKFGGGSYAASGGLHGVGASVVNALSARLDVEVDRSGNTHAISFRRGVPGSFTTAGPDAAFEPGGLRKTKRIPKTRTGTRVRYWADRQIFLKDAKLSLDGLHQRARQTAFLVPGLTIVVRDEYGLGEGGSKGEESFRFDGGISEFCEYLASDKPVCDVLRLSGQGTFKETVPVLDDHGQMTPTEVTRELGVDIAMRWGTGYDTTLRSYVNIIATPKGGTHVAGFEQAVVKTMNEVARAKKLLRVAEDDVVKDDALEGLTAVVTVRLAEPQFEGQTKEVLGTSAARRIVANVVAKELKDFLTSTKRDAAAQARVVMEKAVAAARTRIAARQHKDAQRRKTALESSSLPAKLADCRSDDVERSELFIVEGDSALGTAKLARNSEFQALLPIRGKILNVQKSSVTDMLKNVECGAIIQVIGAGSGRTFDIDAARYGKIIMMTDADVDGSHIRCLLLTLFQRYMRPMVEAGRVFAAVPPLHRIELVQPKKGQDKYVYTYSDRELREKMLEFQSKGVRFKDSIQRYKGLGEMDADQLAETTMDPRHRTLRRINLSDLDAAEQVFDLLMGNDVAPRKEFISSSAATLDRSRIDA, encoded by the coding sequence GTGACCGCCGAAACGTCCGTGCCGTCGACAGCGCTGCTGGCAGGAGCAGACCGGGACGGTTCCAACTACACCGCGCGGCACCTGCTCGTCCTCGAGGGGCTCGAGGCCGTACGCAAGCGCCCGGGTATGTACATCGGGTCCACCGACAGCCGTGGCCTGATGCACTGTCTGTGGGAGATCATCGACAACTCCGTGGACGAGGCCCTCGGGGGCTACTGCGACCACATCGAGGTCATCCTGCACGACGACGCCTCGGTGGAGGTCCGGGACAACGGCCGGGGGATCCCGGTCGACGTCGAGCCCAAGACCGGCCTCTCCGGTGTCGAGGTCGTCATGACCAAGCTGCACGCCGGCGGCAAGTTCGGCGGCGGCTCGTACGCCGCCTCCGGTGGTCTGCACGGCGTGGGCGCCTCCGTGGTGAACGCCCTGTCCGCGCGCCTGGACGTCGAGGTGGACCGCAGCGGCAACACCCACGCCATCAGCTTCCGGCGCGGCGTGCCGGGCTCCTTCACCACCGCCGGCCCGGACGCGGCGTTCGAGCCCGGTGGCCTGCGCAAGACAAAGCGGATCCCCAAGACCCGCACCGGCACGCGTGTGCGCTACTGGGCCGACCGGCAGATCTTCCTCAAGGACGCCAAACTCTCGCTGGACGGCCTGCACCAGCGGGCCCGGCAGACCGCGTTCCTGGTGCCCGGGCTGACCATCGTCGTCCGCGACGAGTACGGCCTCGGCGAGGGCGGCAGCAAGGGGGAGGAGTCCTTCCGCTTCGACGGCGGCATCAGCGAGTTCTGCGAGTACCTGGCGAGCGACAAGCCGGTCTGCGACGTCCTGCGGTTGTCGGGCCAGGGCACCTTCAAGGAGACGGTGCCCGTCCTGGACGACCACGGCCAGATGACGCCCACCGAGGTCACCCGCGAACTCGGCGTCGACATCGCCATGCGCTGGGGGACCGGCTACGACACGACGCTCAGGTCGTACGTGAACATCATCGCCACCCCCAAGGGCGGTACCCACGTAGCCGGCTTCGAGCAGGCCGTCGTCAAGACGATGAACGAGGTGGCGCGCGCCAAGAAACTGCTGCGCGTCGCCGAGGACGACGTCGTCAAGGACGACGCCCTGGAGGGCCTCACCGCCGTCGTCACCGTCCGGCTCGCCGAACCGCAGTTCGAGGGCCAGACCAAGGAGGTGCTCGGTACGTCGGCGGCCCGCCGGATCGTCGCCAACGTGGTCGCCAAGGAGCTCAAGGACTTCCTGACCTCGACGAAGCGTGACGCCGCGGCCCAGGCCCGCGTCGTCATGGAGAAGGCCGTCGCCGCCGCACGCACGCGTATCGCGGCACGGCAGCACAAGGACGCGCAGCGCCGCAAGACGGCCCTGGAGTCGTCGTCGCTGCCCGCCAAGCTCGCCGACTGCCGCAGCGACGACGTCGAGCGCAGCGAGCTGTTCATCGTCGAGGGAGACTCCGCACTCGGTACGGCCAAGCTCGCCCGGAACTCCGAGTTCCAGGCGCTGCTGCCGATCCGCGGCAAGATCCTCAACGTCCAGAAGTCGTCCGTCACCGACATGCTGAAGAACGTCGAGTGCGGGGCGATCATCCAGGTCATAGGAGCGGGGTCGGGCCGTACCTTCGACATCGACGCGGCCCGCTACGGCAAGATCATCATGATGACCGACGCCGATGTGGACGGCTCCCACATCCGGTGTCTGCTCCTGACCCTGTTCCAGCGCTACATGCGGCCCATGGTCGAGGCCGGCCGGGTGTTCGCCGCGGTGCCGCCGCTGCACCGCATCGAACTGGTCCAGCCCAAGAAGGGCCAGGACAAGTACGTCTACACGTACTCGGACCGTGAGCTGCGCGAGAAGATGCTGGAGTTCCAGAGCAAGGGCGTCCGGTTCAAGGACTCCATCCAGCGCTACAAGGGTCTCGGAGAGATGGACGCCGACCAGCTGGCCGAGACGACGATGGACCCCCGTCACCGCACCCTGCGCCGGATCAACCTCTCCGACCTGGACGCGGCCGAGCAGGTCTTCGATCTGCTCATGGGCAACGACGTGGCACCGCGCAAGGAGTTCATCTCCAGCTCGGCGGCGACGCTGGACCGGTCGCGGATCGACGCCTGA
- a CDS encoding S1 family peptidase — protein sequence MRRPLARALTRPLVLAAAASAIPLVSASPVAADSIVVGGFPVDVSVSPWTVALSSRDRFGGTRAGQFCGGVAVGRTTVLTAAHCMGDDVLGAPPHRATDLKAIAGRTDLLSDRGQEIAVREVWVNPDYDPRSNAGDFAVLTLADPLPQSSVVTMAAAGDTAYRAGTAATVYGWGDLTGGGDYAGSLHAARLHVLSDAQCEEAYPAGADGTYLSESMLCAGEAQGGRDACQGDSGGPLVAQGRLIGLVSWGSGCGRAGSPGVYTRVSDVLRTLGRHRGSPGPHKGA from the coding sequence ATGCGTCGTCCCCTTGCCCGGGCGCTGACCCGGCCGCTGGTCCTGGCGGCCGCCGCGTCCGCCATACCGCTGGTCTCCGCGTCCCCCGTGGCCGCCGACAGCATCGTCGTCGGCGGGTTCCCGGTCGATGTCTCCGTGAGCCCCTGGACGGTGGCGCTGTCCAGCCGTGACCGGTTCGGGGGTACCCGGGCGGGGCAGTTCTGCGGCGGTGTGGCCGTGGGCCGGACCACCGTGCTGACCGCGGCCCACTGCATGGGCGACGACGTCCTGGGGGCGCCGCCGCACCGGGCGACGGACCTCAAGGCCATCGCGGGCCGTACGGACCTGCTGTCGGACCGGGGCCAGGAGATCGCCGTACGCGAAGTCTGGGTCAATCCGGACTACGACCCCCGCAGCAACGCCGGTGACTTCGCCGTGCTCACGCTCGCCGATCCGCTGCCCCAGAGTTCGGTCGTCACGATGGCGGCCGCGGGCGACACGGCCTACCGGGCGGGCACGGCGGCCACGGTCTACGGCTGGGGCGATCTCACCGGCGGCGGCGACTATGCGGGGAGCCTGCACGCGGCGCGCCTGCACGTGCTGTCCGACGCGCAGTGCGAGGAGGCCTATCCGGCTGGTGCCGACGGCACCTACCTGTCCGAGTCCATGCTCTGTGCCGGAGAGGCTCAGGGGGGCCGTGACGCCTGCCAGGGGGACAGCGGCGGGCCGCTGGTCGCCCAGGGGCGGCTGATCGGGCTCGTGTCGTGGGGCAGCGGGTGCGGGCGCGCCGGGAGCCCAGGCGTCTACACCAGGGTGTCGGACGTCCTTCGGACACTGGGCCGCCACCGCGGCTCGCCAGGGCCGCACAAGGGCGCCTGA
- a CDS encoding CcdC protein domain-containing protein — protein MSGLVNALVIVAVVAVVIVRQFRARQIDTDRRWWLLPVILAVVALRDPRILDAHHHTESALLLAVELVIGLATGAGWAWTTRLWVETDGSVWSKSTKASGGVWIVGIALRLGLIALGAVVGVHQNSSALMLGLAATLLVRSGVLAWRAQSFTGSAGSAPAYGFGMARPARKERV, from the coding sequence ATGTCCGGGCTGGTCAACGCGTTGGTGATCGTGGCCGTCGTCGCGGTGGTGATCGTGCGGCAGTTCCGCGCCCGTCAGATCGACACCGACCGGCGCTGGTGGCTCCTCCCCGTGATCCTCGCCGTCGTGGCGCTGCGCGACCCCCGCATACTCGACGCCCACCACCACACCGAGTCGGCCCTCCTGCTCGCCGTCGAGCTGGTCATCGGGCTGGCCACCGGAGCCGGCTGGGCCTGGACCACGCGGTTGTGGGTCGAGACGGACGGTTCCGTGTGGAGCAAGAGCACCAAGGCGAGCGGGGGCGTCTGGATCGTCGGCATAGCCCTGCGCCTCGGCCTCATCGCCCTGGGCGCGGTCGTGGGCGTGCACCAGAACAGCTCGGCCCTGATGCTCGGTCTCGCGGCGACGCTGCTGGTCCGCTCCGGGGTCCTGGCCTGGCGGGCCCAGTCCTTCACCGGGTCTGCCGGGTCGGCCCCGGCGTACGGTTTCGGCATGGCGAGGCCTGCCCGGAAGGAGCGCGTGTGA
- a CDS encoding FadR/GntR family transcriptional regulator: MSTLAHTMMTAARSADSGLAGPGDLDRYPYAEAPVTERLGAPSWDGSDPELGRVGRRAAGSRGRGLHGQLVQQLGQMIVSGDLGADRPLVPEEIGQRFEVSRTVVRESLRVLEAKGLVSARPNVGTRVRPVSDWNLLDPDIIEWRAFGPQRDNQRRELSELRWTIEPLAARLAAGHGREDVQQRLSDMVEIMSHAMGQGDALTFSRADAEFHSLLIQVAGNRMLEHLSGIVSSALQVSGGPVTGCDRPTEASLGHHARIVDALAAGDGAAAEAAMRQLLIVHPEVERVVPAPREH, from the coding sequence GTGAGTACCCTTGCGCACACCATGATGACCGCCGCCCGCTCCGCAGACTCCGGTCTCGCCGGCCCGGGCGATCTCGACCGCTACCCCTACGCCGAGGCGCCCGTCACCGAGCGCCTCGGAGCCCCTTCCTGGGACGGTTCCGACCCTGAGCTGGGCCGCGTGGGCCGGCGTGCCGCGGGCAGCCGCGGACGCGGGCTGCACGGCCAACTCGTCCAGCAGCTGGGTCAGATGATCGTCTCCGGGGACCTGGGCGCCGACCGCCCGCTGGTGCCCGAGGAGATCGGCCAGCGTTTCGAGGTCTCCCGCACCGTCGTCCGCGAATCGCTCCGCGTCCTGGAGGCCAAGGGCCTGGTCAGCGCCCGCCCGAACGTCGGCACGCGCGTGCGTCCCGTCAGCGACTGGAACCTCCTCGACCCGGACATCATCGAATGGCGCGCCTTCGGCCCGCAGCGCGACAACCAGCGCCGCGAGCTGAGCGAGCTGCGCTGGACGATCGAGCCGCTCGCCGCGCGCCTCGCCGCCGGGCACGGGCGCGAGGACGTCCAGCAGCGCCTCTCCGACATGGTCGAGATCATGAGCCACGCCATGGGGCAGGGTGACGCGCTGACCTTCTCCCGCGCGGACGCCGAGTTCCACTCGCTGCTCATCCAGGTCGCGGGCAACCGGATGCTGGAGCACCTTTCCGGGATCGTCTCCTCGGCTCTCCAGGTCTCCGGCGGCCCGGTCACCGGCTGTGACCGCCCGACCGAGGCCTCCCTGGGGCACCACGCCCGGATCGTCGACGCCCTCGCCGCCGGCGACGGTGCGGCGGCCGAGGCGGCCATGCGGCAGCTGCTCATCGTGCACCCCGAGGTGGAGCGCGTGGTGCCCGCCCCGCGCGAACACTGA
- a CDS encoding glycogen debranching N-terminal domain-containing protein, whose amino-acid sequence MALPGLAVSTEQGQLNGRGLEGFYRAGRRVLSRCQLRVAGREPLAVQARMTAADRARFVGTMRVSPDCGPDPDLVVERTRHADGTERITLRSVSWRPLRLPVEVALGTDMADLGAIAAGSAGTELPASVHDSGLRWSGPTGNSAVTADPPPADAMASAGLLRWEFELPPGGTVSVELRVRPDGAGPIRAVGHGATSPLASARATGDDPRVPVLLRTSIEDLQALLLRDPAHPSDIHLAAGAPWRCGLAPAESLTAARMTLPLGTRLAAGTLRILARTQLQRAGAQLGLIPGPRRDAGAHLPPSCTGTEATLLFPVLLAEARRWGLPEQETRELLPAAERCLTWLRTAVGDGTYLSDPHPGGPVRCETQAHAHRAALLGADLLDAFGRPGGAELREWAQELRTAFRADFWIGDLGGGRPAAARSPDGRLVPHLGATAAHLLDTGLLGGGEYAPGLLDKVRAEQLARLLGAPAMDSGWGLRGLGAKEPGYSPFSHRGGAVRVAETAIAVAGLAAAAYEKEATSLLRGVLTAAEAFGHRLPEMYAGEQRTDGSAPLPHPAACRPAATAAAAGVLLLTTLAGIRPDAPARTVTLRPVRSAPLGEIGLTGLRIAGAPFAVRVGRLGVAMVEEAADGLQLGA is encoded by the coding sequence GTGGCCCTCCCGGGCCTGGCCGTCTCCACCGAGCAAGGGCAGCTGAACGGACGGGGGCTGGAGGGGTTCTACCGCGCGGGGCGACGCGTGCTCTCCCGCTGCCAGCTGCGGGTGGCCGGACGGGAACCACTGGCGGTGCAGGCCAGGATGACGGCGGCCGACCGCGCCCGTTTCGTGGGGACCATGCGGGTCTCCCCGGACTGCGGCCCGGACCCGGACCTCGTCGTCGAGCGGACCCGGCACGCCGACGGCACCGAACGCATCACTCTGCGCAGCGTTTCCTGGCGCCCGCTGCGCCTGCCGGTCGAGGTGGCGCTCGGCACCGACATGGCCGATCTGGGCGCGATCGCCGCAGGCAGTGCAGGAACCGAACTGCCCGCCAGCGTCCACGACTCGGGCCTGCGCTGGTCCGGCCCCACGGGCAACTCGGCGGTCACGGCCGACCCTCCGCCCGCCGACGCGATGGCCTCCGCGGGGCTTCTGCGCTGGGAGTTCGAACTGCCACCGGGCGGCACGGTGAGCGTGGAACTCCGGGTACGGCCGGACGGCGCGGGACCGATCAGGGCGGTGGGCCACGGCGCGACGAGTCCCCTGGCCTCCGCACGGGCGACCGGCGACGACCCCCGAGTCCCGGTGCTCCTGCGGACCAGCATCGAGGACCTCCAGGCACTGCTGCTGCGCGACCCCGCCCACCCCTCCGACATTCATCTCGCGGCCGGGGCACCCTGGCGCTGCGGGCTGGCGCCGGCCGAGTCGCTCACGGCGGCGCGGATGACGCTGCCTCTCGGTACGCGGCTCGCCGCGGGCACACTGCGGATCCTCGCCCGCACCCAACTCCAGCGCGCCGGAGCGCAGTTGGGTCTGATTCCTGGACCGCGTCGTGACGCCGGCGCCCATCTTCCGCCGAGTTGCACGGGGACCGAGGCGACCCTGCTCTTCCCCGTGCTGCTCGCGGAGGCCCGCCGCTGGGGGCTTCCGGAGCAGGAGACGCGGGAGTTGCTCCCGGCCGCCGAGCGCTGTCTGACCTGGCTGCGGACCGCCGTGGGTGACGGCACGTATCTGAGCGACCCGCACCCGGGCGGCCCCGTCCGCTGCGAGACACAGGCCCACGCCCACCGGGCGGCGCTGCTCGGTGCCGATCTGCTCGACGCGTTCGGCAGACCCGGTGGTGCGGAACTGCGGGAGTGGGCCCAGGAGTTACGCACCGCCTTCCGCGCGGACTTCTGGATCGGGGACCTGGGCGGCGGCCGCCCGGCAGCGGCCCGGTCTCCGGACGGACGTCTCGTACCGCACCTCGGCGCGACCGCGGCCCACCTCCTCGACACCGGTCTCTTGGGCGGCGGCGAGTACGCGCCCGGCCTGCTCGACAAGGTGCGGGCCGAGCAACTCGCCCGGTTGCTCGGCGCCCCGGCCATGGACTCGGGCTGGGGACTGCGTGGTCTGGGTGCGAAGGAACCGGGATACAGCCCATTCAGTCACCGGGGCGGAGCCGTGCGGGTGGCGGAGACGGCGATCGCCGTCGCGGGCCTGGCCGCCGCCGCGTACGAGAAGGAGGCGACCTCGCTGCTGCGGGGTGTGCTCACGGCGGCCGAGGCGTTCGGACACCGGCTCCCCGAGATGTACGCGGGGGAGCAGCGCACAGACGGGAGCGCTCCCCTTCCGCACCCGGCGGCCTGTCGCCCGGCGGCCACGGCGGCGGCCGCCGGAGTGCTGCTGCTGACCACTCTCGCGGGCATCCGCCCCGACGCCCCCGCCCGCACGGTCACCCTCCGCCCGGTGCGCAGCGCGCCCCTGGGCGAGATCGGCCTCACCGGGCTGCGGATCGCGGGCGCCCCCTTCGCCGTACGGGTCGGTCGCCTCGGTGTCGCCATGGTCGAAGAGGCGGCCGACGGCCTGCAATTGGGAGCGTGA